The Alligator mississippiensis isolate rAllMis1 chromosome 8, rAllMis1, whole genome shotgun sequence genomic sequence gcaagccatcaagggccacatgacaagcagctggggtggataaatattaattttctgcatttttagtggccccatgggccagacagaatggcctggcaggccacatctggcctgtgggccgcattttgcccacccctgtatcaGAGAGGACAGAACCCATTTGGCTATTGTGACACGTCTTTAACACAGCAGTCAtggataataaaaaaaatgctacaAAATATTTGGTTTATCCTATTTAACTCTGCTTGACTTCAAGTATGCCCACCTATTCCATGTGTTTAGATGAAGACATCCTTACACTTCCTGACTGGAGTTACAAGACAGAGCAATACTTACCATGCCCCAAGGTCTGTCAGATGAGAAACTTCAGGCAAAAGCATGCTGGGAGTtccttggaaaaatctttttGGTGGATCCTCTGTTTCCATTTCACCTTTGACAAACCACAAaaggtagagaaaaaaaaatcagttgttactggaaaaaaaggatttttggTTTAAActaaacacttaaaaaaatcagtttttatgGCAATTAATATTAAAGCTTGTTTACTATTACAATTGATCATTTCAATAACACTTACATTCCAGCATGCATGTTTACCACTGACGTTTTCAAGAAAAGTCAAATCAGTGACCTAGTGAAAAATCACTGCCTAAGCACCAGGTAACTGCTGAAGTGGTAAACCAGCTTCTGACAGCAGCATCTTCTGCAGATACAGAGAAACTGCTTCCcttgtttcaggggtgtacttggtagctgtgttggtccgagacaaaaagacatacaagaaactagaactcttggtcccGAAATTATACCctctattagaccaactggaaaatggcaagaaaattgtcctttttttcttgccattttccagttggtctaataaaaggtataattttggaaccaagaggtctagtttttttgtatgttcCTTGTTTCAGTTCATTCAATTAATGAAGTTCAATGATTAGCTTCTTTACAGCATAGAAGTTGAAAAAGCAGGGAAACTTTTCTTcttccaaagaagaaaaaacaaggcTCAAGtttggaagaagaaaaaatgagGCTCAAGACAATGAGATCTACCAATTCTAAATACCTCCAGACCATACTGGCCAGAAATAACCAGTTCAGTGTCACTAACTAGCTATTTCCTTTGTTTATTAAACCAGAACGTTGTAAATGTAAACAGCTATCAAAACATGCTTTAAAGCTGGCTTTAACTACACTTTAAAATGCTGGCCATGTGTATTTATAATTGCATTCCAGGTTTTAGTCAAATGCTGTTGACACAAATCAtaaaccaaaataataataaaaataaatacaatatttacATTTAAAGAAATATGTATAGATACAGTGCATCTTCCAACTTAGCCTTTATGCTAAATGTACCTTTTGCTGTACTTAGTGGCAAATCAACATGTTTGTAATGGTTATCGGCCAAAGAAagcaaataataatttaaaataagaCTGACACTGATCGATACGAATGACTGTACTGTGCAAAAAACAACAACTCCCCCCCcctaaaaaaaccaaccaaccaaacaaaaacaaacccccccccatTAAATCAGATTCTAATTATGATCTAAAAAGCTAACGCATAACTCGGGTCCAAATTTTGGTCATGAGTACAACCATTCATTTTACATAACTATTTGCAATTTGAATCAAATATACCCAATTTATTACACATTAATACAGTCTTAATGTTCAGCTGCAGTATTTCTTATGTCTAAAACAAGATGCTGCATCTGGAATATTAACCTCAAACACCACCCAAAGTGAGGACACCTGAAAATGTCACAGTGGATTAACAGTCACACACTCCAATTAtcttaaatatttaattgaaTAACTACCATCTTAATACAAATACTAATAGGTTTACCTCTTAACTTTCATTAAACTACTGTATCCAAGAAAATATTTTGACAGCTAGTGCAGAAGCATCCTCTGCTCAGCTGGCTTTGAAGTTATTGTTCCAAGTCTCTCCTGAACACAAACCTCTCAAAGTAACTTTTAAAGCTCCTGTCAATAACAGTAATTTATTTTCTCATCAAGCTCCATTTTGAAGTACCTGCAGGGCAGAGATGTTGAGAGAAGCAAAGGAAGAGTCCTAGCAGCACTTTTCAGAGCTCAGCTAGTGAATCTCAAGAGAGTTTCAAACACAAACACAATCTGgtcctcccttccttctctttGGCAGAACAAGAAGAGCTCAGTTGCAAGTACTTCAAAATTTGACTTACTGAGCCAAGAAGTCATTGTTTTAAAAGTGAGGAGAaagaaagcttttaaaaacagATCCAACAGAACTGACTCAAAACGAAGGCACATGGGCCAGGAATAGGAGGAAGGACTGAGGTACATCATCTAAACAAGATAATAAGATGACGTGGCTGGGCTTCCTGTAGGTAAGGTGGCAGCTGAGTTTTGAGAACTGCATTCAATGAGAGTCCAGGGATTTGCATGTGAACTGTGTGGTTATGAACTGTGCACTTGAGATTAAGTCTGCAACATACATGCATTTGGTTGGTTCTGTTCACAAAATTAAGTACCAAGAAATCTTTTAGAACAGAGGTTACACATCTGCGTGGAAACCAATGTAATTTTATATCAGTGGATAGGTATCAGAACAGAATAAACATTTTAATGAGATTCTGATTTTGATTAAACAGCTAATTTGGGAGTTTATCAGCCCAACTGCAGAGACATTCATTTGAAGTATCTGTAATGCTTATTGCTAATTCTCAGCTGTTTTTCTAGCAAATTCcaggacaaaaaacaaaaccatatgTACAGACATATAAAAGTTAACAATTACACCTAAACATTGAATTAGAAATGCATGATGtaccttttctttttattgacCCAAGAACACTTGGGCGAATGCAGTTGATAGGACTCTGGCTTctcctgctttaaaaaataaaaataataaatcagtAGATAAAGAGACTAACCGAAGACATTCGATGCAGGGCTCTATTGAAAGGCAAGCACCAATAGGAAAGGTAAAGAGACTATGAGGCAGAATGACCCAACAATTTTCATACATAAAACTACTCTAAAAACAATACTACTGACACTTGTTCTGAGAAATCAAAGAGCCTATCGGATATGTTTTCAATATGTCCAGCCCAACAAGTGCATAAGCCAGCAGTTCTCATCCTTTTCAGTCGGGGGACCCCCCACCACTTTTTTCCAATGTGGCAGCATCTCTGGTTAAGGACCACAGTTGGTGCTGCCCCaacctcagtgcttctcaaccaagTGATTCGGCCTCTAGGTAAAACAGTCTGCatgcctgctgcacagccagtccAGGAAGAGCTGTGGCATGTACCTGTGCTCTTTCTGCACTGGGGCTCCCTGATGACCCTGAAGTAGGACAGGAGAGCTGGCCTGGGCTGAAGCCCTTCCTGGTTTGGTCCCCTCTACACTccttctggaaacagaggcatgtgGGAGAACTGTCCTGCATTCCGGTTTCTGGGAAGAGTGCGAGGACGTTGGGACCAAGAAGAGCTCCAGTCCAGGCCAGCTCTCTTGTCCTGCTTTAGGGTTCTCAGTGAGTCCTAAGGCAGCAAAAGGACATTAGTGCTACAGTCAGAGCACCCAGGTTGAGAACAATCGGCTTAAACTCTCAAATGCTTCTTGATTAGCATGTATACTTACTGATGGTGAGAAGGGCACCCCAAAATAAGACAGTCCTTTAAACTAAAACCTAGAAGGATTCCGGCTTCTTAAAGTGTGAGAGTCAGCAGCAGTACCAAAGAGATTCACCATGTTTGCATGACACTGCTGGACAAGACACTGCCATGGCCAAAATAATGTGTCCTTTACAGATGGGGAAGACTAAGTGACTCAGTTGATCAACCAGCTCTGCCAGAAACAGCCAGTCAAAATTATGAATTGAGTCAGTCCCTCTGTAGGACCTGTGATGTGACACAAAGAGTAGCCTTAAGACAAAACCTATGCTTCAGAAGTCACAAGTAAATAAAACTGTAAAACATTAACAATACAGTCTCATACTTACTTTGAGAAACGCCTGGTTGGACTAGGGCTAGGACTTGGAGGTAACCCACTGCTACTAACCAGACTTTGCAAAGCCGGTGAGAAACATTGCTGAGAACAAAACATGTTGCATTATTTATACACAAACATCATACTTCATTTCTGTAGTAgaaatacatacacatacacaagaaAAACAAACCTCCTAACATGTAGAAAACGGAAAAATCTGGGAATATTAATACTATTCAGGCCTTAACACAGGAAGCAAGCCAGATTAGTCGACGTATTCCATAATCTATTTAAAAATGCCTAGTATCTACGGCTGGGAACATTAAGATGTCACCTTGGGTTATCACAGAAAAGTTCTGGGATATATTACTTCTACATAGAGCTCACAACTTGGTTCATGTGTTTATTTCCTTGGCCAGTTTGATCAAACCAACTCATGAGAAAGGactcccaccccacactggtaGGGAAAGGCAGACAAAAAATGGTATTTATTTATCAACAGATTCGCTTAGCATTGACACTTATTGGGTATTTTGTATATAAATGTGTATCCATAGTTTGTACAGCTGCTACTTCGCATTTTTCATCTTTTAATTTTTGGTTTACAGTATGTGGCCATGCAGAGCTCAGGCGGGCAGTAAAGCTTCAttatatgttttatttatttttgtaataacTAACTGTTTTGTACTATTGGTATTCATGAAGCAAGATTTTTAGTACTTCATTTTTCTTACCTTCCCTATTCCtctggtgggggaaggagctggAGAAACTGGGACAAAGTCTACTTGCTTGGGGGATGATGATTTCTCAAAATCACTGTCACTCTGTAAGTATAATAGCACATGCAATCACCGCCAACTGCTTTAAAGCAATATTTTATGGGCCAAGCTCTACATTACTAATCAGTTCAAGGACTGCTGTGTGTGAAATGGAACCAGATGCTGAAGTTATCCGCACAAGTGGTTACCCATAAGAATTCACTAATGTGATTATGTAAGGGACAAATTTTATATTTTTGATGAAAGTAGTTTTAAACATGATGTGCTGATGTCAGAACAAATTAAAATTACGATAGGGGTGAACAAAGCTTCCTTTGAGCATATCAAGCCAAAAAGCAACCCCATAGCTAGCATGATAACCATATGCCCCTGAACGTCATACCCCATTATTACAAAAAACCTATAATAAGGTGACCGCAAAGTTTATTGCTAGATCTAAATTTAGCGATGCTTAGCAACAAACCCAATCTGTTGGGATTCTTTTTGAGAAATTAGTATTCTGTGGACAACAAAATAGGGATAATACTATAACACTGACAAAAGGAACTTCAGTCTGCAGTATAAGCATATTACCAGACTCAAGCTTTCCTCCCATGACTGGCTCATCTGCATCGCTGTTTGCACTTCcctataaagaagaaaaaaaaatcattgttctAGGCCCACAGAGACCGAGTTAAAGTACTCTCATTGGCCTATTAACACTCACCGTTCATGTACTGTTTCTCTGTTCATCAAACTCATTCCTTCTTCCTGAAAGAGATGAATAGAGGAATCTGTAGgaatgtgtgtggagagatttttttttttttttatataggtcAGAACTCCCTTTTCAGTTCACTTggatataaaaggaaaaaaatgtaacttaaCTACTGTAAGTGTTGATAATCTCAGGCTTTTGCTAGGCATAAGCAGCAAGACACGTATGGTCACTGTCTTATCAGAGCATTATTTACATGTCTCAGGTGCTCGTGAGCCTAGCTTTGGTTCCTTCAGAGATAAAGCAACATTTCCTTACAAATCTCCTAGTGTGCTCATGAAATATAACTGCA encodes the following:
- the LOC102559101 gene encoding P2R1A-PPP2R2A-interacting phosphatase regulator 1 isoform X2 — its product is MAQEKMELDLELPPGSASAPSDGGGLRRSNSAPLIHGLSDNSQVFQANILRTRRNSTTVMNRHSLLLPSSPVRIPSSRLHQIKREEGMSLMNRETVHEREVQTAMQMSQSWEESLSLSDSDFEKSSSPKQVDFVPVSPAPSPTRGIGKQCFSPALQSLVSSSGLPPSPSPSPTRRFSKRSQSPINCIRPSVLGSIKRKGEMETEDPPKRFFQGTPSMLLPEVSHLTDLGACLSSHALDDNRNSAGSSCDSPGDVDTTTDSPASLPDSRSPFLPVDLTAK
- the LOC102559101 gene encoding P2R1A-PPP2R2A-interacting phosphatase regulator 1 isoform X1; translated protein: MAQEKMELDLELPPGSASAPSDGGGLRRSNSAPLIHGLSDNSQVFQANILRTRRNSTTVMNRHSLLLPSSPVRIPSSRLHQIKREEGMSLMNRETVHEREVQTAMQMSQSWEESLSLSDSDFEKSSSPKQVDFVPVSPAPSPTRGIGKQCFSPALQSLVSSSGLPPSPSPSPTRRFSNRRSQSPINCIRPSVLGSIKRKGEMETEDPPKRFFQGTPSMLLPEVSHLTDLGACLSSHALDDNRNSAGSSCDSPGDVDTTTDSPASLPDSRSPFLPVDLTAK